From a region of the Acomys russatus chromosome 4, mAcoRus1.1, whole genome shotgun sequence genome:
- the LOC127188420 gene encoding olfactory receptor 4K3-like: MYGENQSVVSEFVLLGLAHSQSIQAILFMMFLVLYLLIVTGNIAVVVLITTDHHLHSPMYFLLANLSFVDMWLSSVTTPKMIIDFLRENKTISFSGCMSQVFFIHCIGAGEVVLLVVMAYDRYVAICKPLHYLNIMNLKKCTGLVLTSWVTGFFHAMSHMVVIVELPFCGLKEVDSFFCDMPLITKLACMDSHDLDILMNADCGVVAVTCFILLLISYTNILVTVQQSSKAGANKALSTCTAHITVVMILFVPGIFIYVWPLSVTWMDKFLAVFYTVFTPLLNPTIYTLKNKEMKNAMKRFVNNYLDSNRNFYPEISTKYFK; encoded by the coding sequence ATGTATGGAGAGAATCAGTCTGTGGTATCAGAATTTGTGCTATTGGGACTTGCTCATTCACAGAGTATTCAGGCCATACTCTTCATGATGTTTTTGGTGCTTTACCTACTCATTGTAACTGGAAATATTGCTGTAGTGGTCTTAATCACCACGGACCACCATCTCCATTCTCCTATGTACTTCTTGTTGGCCAACCTGTCCTTTGTTGATATGTGGCTTTCCTCAGTCACCACTCCTAAAATGATCATAGACTTTCTCAGGGAAAACAAGACGATTTCCTTTTCAGGATGCATGTCTCAGGTCTTCTTCATCCATTGCATTGGTGCAGGAGAGGTGGTGCTCTTGGTGGTTATGGCTTATGATCgttatgtggccatctgcaaacCACTCCACTACCTCAACATTATGAACTTGAAAAAATGTACTGGGTTGGTGTTGACTTCTTGGGTAACTGGTTTTTTCCATGCCATGAGTCACATGGTAGTAATTGTAGAGCTGCCTTTTTGTGGTCTGAAGGAAGTTGATAGTTTTTTCTGTGATATGCCACTGATAACCAAGCTAGCCTGTATGGATTCTCATGACTTGGATATCTTAATGAATGCTGACTGTGGGGTTGTGGCTGTAACCTGCTTTATTCTGTTGCTCATATCCTACACAAACATCCTCGTCACTGTTCAACAGAGCTCTAAAGCTGGTGCAAATAAGGCCCTGTCCACGTGCACTGCCCACATCACAGTGGTGATGATCCTTTTTGTTCCTGGCATCTTCATCTATGTGTGGCCCCTCAGTGTCACATGGATGGACAAATTTCTTGCTGTATTTTACACAGTTTTTACACCTCTCCTAAATCCAACAATTTatacactgaaaaataaagaaatgaaaaatgctaTGAAAAGGTTTGTAAATAACTACTTGGATTCTAACAGAAATTTCTATCCAGAAATCAGtactaaatatttcaaataa